The genomic segment GCCAGACAACCCCGGATGGGCATCGATCCGGTCTTCCGCCTCCGTCGCCCACGCCGCATCGAGGGTTGCCCTGGAAGCACGGTCGAAGCTCGCCAGCAGCGCTGATATCACGGAAGCCCGCTCGACGGGCGACAGGGCCAGGGCGTTTTCAAGGACCGCTTTCCCTTCCGACGTCATGATATCCCTCACCTTCCGTCTTGCCGGATCGACCTGCCATCCTTCGTGGGACATGTACCCGTGAAATGCAGGAGCAGGCCTTTCGATTCAATCATATTCCAAGCTCGGGCCGAGTTCAACCTGATCCTGATCATGCTGGTTTTAATCGAGGAGATCGTTGTTCTCACGGCCGCCTCGATCTGCTGCAGCCCCACGAATTCCGGGTAGGGAGTCTCATCGCCGGCGGTCTCGAGATAGACCGGGATGGCTTCCCGCATGTTTTTCTCCAGGTCGGTCATGTTCTTCGCCTGGCAGTGACACCCCGTCAATTCGACCACTTCCCCGACCAGCCAGCCGCTTTCAGGGTCCCGCTCCACGATGAGGGTGAACCGGTGTGTCCTTTTCACCTCCAGACAGATCGT from the Acidobacteriota bacterium genome contains:
- a CDS encoding addiction module protein, whose amino-acid sequence is MTSEGKAVLENALALSPVERASVISALLASFDRASRATLDAAWATEAEDRIDAHPGLSGFGSPR
- a CDS encoding type II toxin-antitoxin system HicB family antitoxin, with protein sequence MTRPPEGPSPLGVGIGIAVAIAVGIGIAVDARSLKRSPTRVCTICLEVKRTHRFTLIVERDPESGWLVGEVVELTGCHCQAKNMTDLEKNMREAIPVYLETAGDETPYPEFVGLQQIEAAVRTTISSIKTSMIRIRLNSARAWNMIESKGLLLHFTGTCPTKDGRSIRQDGR